One region of Myxosarcina sp. GI1 genomic DNA includes:
- a CDS encoding Crp/Fnr family transcriptional regulator, with the protein MKNVLSFETKLSQAVTQIENKYSKTRVLEAGEKIFDFLEPQQNIYFSLNGIVKLFKIDRIGNEIAIALLPEKSFFGLSSLLLDELEQKYSASAVTPVKLISTPTFRVRQELHKSPELSSLMIRQLVSRLLNAEITIEFLRMQRSQTRLVSFLLILSRDFGIKTNAGIEINLRLSHETLAEMTSLSRVSVTKFLGQLRHQQMISIYRQKITIHDPKYLRQYYKIPDLLS; encoded by the coding sequence ATGAAAAATGTTTTGTCTTTTGAAACTAAATTAAGTCAAGCAGTGACTCAGATTGAAAATAAATATTCAAAAACAAGAGTATTAGAGGCAGGTGAAAAGATATTTGACTTTTTAGAACCACAACAAAATATTTATTTTTCTTTGAATGGAATAGTCAAACTTTTTAAAATAGATCGGATAGGCAATGAAATTGCGATTGCTTTACTGCCAGAAAAAAGTTTCTTTGGATTATCATCTTTGCTTTTAGACGAACTAGAACAAAAATACTCTGCTTCGGCTGTAACTCCAGTAAAATTGATTTCTACACCTACTTTTAGAGTACGGCAAGAATTACACAAATCGCCAGAACTATCATCATTAATGATTCGGCAGCTAGTATCGCGACTATTGAATGCTGAAATAACTATTGAATTTTTACGAATGCAAAGATCGCAGACTAGATTAGTTAGCTTTTTATTAATCTTGAGTCGTGATTTTGGAATTAAAACAAATGCTGGAATTGAAATTAACTTGCGATTAAGCCATGAAACTTTGGCTGAAATGACTAGTCTAAGTAGAGTCTCCGTTACCAAATTTTTAGGACAACTAAGGCATCAGCAAATGATTTCTATATACCGACAAAAAATTACCATACACGACCCTAAATATCTGCGTCAATACTATAAAATTCCCGATTTACTAAGCTAA
- a CDS encoding alpha/beta hydrolase — protein MTSEQITEQQLAELENNSQPTASEKLENSLKNIYCVSGLGADDRVFQQLEFEGYQPVHIRWVEPEPRESIADYAKRLTAQIKSEKPILIGLSFGGLIAIEIAKQIEVEKVILVSSAKNKREIPLYFRLFRWFPVHRLIPLKSLLRFVYWLAYWFFSLETVDEQKLLRAILSDTDAHFLKWAVHRVVIWNNEEVPEHICHLHGTRDRVFPISFVNADWQIEKGGHLMIMNRASQISALISKVLDRVGSFEGC, from the coding sequence ATGACTTCAGAACAGATAACAGAACAGCAGTTAGCCGAGTTAGAAAACAATTCTCAACCAACAGCCTCAGAAAAGCTAGAAAATTCGTTAAAAAATATATACTGTGTAAGCGGTTTGGGTGCCGACGATCGCGTATTTCAACAGTTAGAGTTTGAAGGTTATCAGCCAGTTCACATACGTTGGGTAGAACCAGAACCGAGAGAATCAATTGCTGACTATGCCAAACGTCTGACGGCGCAAATAAAGTCAGAAAAGCCGATTTTGATCGGACTATCTTTTGGCGGTTTAATTGCGATTGAAATTGCCAAACAAATCGAAGTAGAGAAAGTAATTTTGGTTTCTAGTGCGAAAAACAAACGAGAAATTCCCCTATACTTTAGATTATTTCGCTGGTTTCCCGTTCACCGTCTTATTCCTTTAAAAAGCTTACTGCGCTTTGTGTACTGGCTGGCATACTGGTTTTTTAGTTTGGAAACCGTTGACGAACAGAAATTACTCAGGGCAATTTTAAGCGATACTGACGCACATTTTTTGAAGTGGGCAGTGCATCGGGTTGTAATCTGGAACAATGAAGAAGTTCCCGAACATATCTGTCATCTTCACGGAACGCGCGATCGCGTCTTTCCTATTTCTTTCGTAAATGCCGATTGGCAAATAGAAAAAGGCGGACATTTAATGATTATGAATCGTGCCTCGCAAATTTCAGCATTAATTAGTAAGGTTCTCGATCGCGTCGGCTCCTTTGAGGGCTGCTAG